A stretch of Eleutherodactylus coqui strain aEleCoq1 chromosome 9, aEleCoq1.hap1, whole genome shotgun sequence DNA encodes these proteins:
- the LOC136578902 gene encoding uncharacterized protein, with protein MKYLGQVIIILLLCGVLVMWDGKGTSVKNQKQQAKRVRESHINMWEYLARDVINITNMCMPKLRSGEDILQACLLAIPTPVNVLRSIYAMVHDDDVEEGDVIQDNTFINIYEYCPYCEAVEHADWSNMTEFQVRNVSQAEVCYNFTCNPRYIGKCERGQVVTSDSRILCSRTEEQCQKIVTTMSCGKVVRSPSHSRHVKLPVGWVLSCGNLTYTYIPANITGGPCALSRLSILMYQQPDPPAPTPSLRDRRDIHGLADNCVGPPTLLSFSEHTALALSILGTPALAQHNTRVINGLACDMVKGLNATSQALDLLLLDVQNIRRAALQNRATID; from the coding sequence ATGAAATATCTAGGTCAAGTTatcataatacttctcctatgtggggTTCTGGTAATGTGGGACGGAAAGGGTACCTCAGTGAAGAACCAGAAGCAGCAGGCTAAACGAGTGAGGGAAAGCCATATCAATATGTGGGAGTATTTAGCCAGAGATGTTATCAATATAACTAATATGTGCATGCCTAAATTAAGGAGCGGGGAAGATATTCTACAAGCTTGCCTACTGGCCATTCCCACTCCAGTAAATGTATTGAGATCAATTTATGCAATGGTACATGATGATGATGTGGAGGAAGGCGATGTGATACAAGATAACACCTTCATTAACATATATGAGTATTGTCCCTACTGTGAGGCTGTAGAACACGCTGACTGGTCCAATATGACTGAGTTCCAGGTCAGAAATGTCTCACAGGCTGAGGTATGTTACAACTTTACATGTAATCCACGGTACATTGGGAAATGTGAGAGGGGCCAAGTGGTAACTAGTGATTCCCGAATACTTTGCTCCCGTACTGAAGAACAATGTCAAAAGATAGTGACTACCATGTCTTGTGGAAAAGTAGTTCGGAGTCCCAGCCACTCCAGACATGTCAAACTACCAGTAGGATGGGTCCTGTCCTGTGGCAATTTAACATACACATATATCCCCGCCAACATTACAGGAGGACCGTGTGCATTGTCCCGTCTAAGTATCCTTATGTATCAGCAGCCAGACCCcccggcacccacaccctcacttagggatcggagggacatccacggcctggccgataactgtgtaggaccacccactctactgagtttctcAGAGCACACAGCACTAGCTCTCAGCATTCTAGGCACCCCCGCATTAGCCCAGCATAACACAAGAGTAATTAACGGTTTAGCTTGTGACATGGTAAAGGGCCTAAATGCCACATCCCAGGCACTGGACCTACTACTCTTAGATGTACAAAACATACGAAGAGCCGCCCTACAGAACAGAGCCACCATTGATTAA